The sequence TGGGCATTCAGATGTAGGTTTTGAAATTAATTACATAATACGGAATAATCATAAGCATGATAATCACAAGAAATAGAATAATCACAATAAATAATCAGTTGCAATTCAATGTGTAGTGTGGAAGATGGTGTTTGGTAAGCAGAAAACCATTTTTTTCTGTCAAGTGTCTGCCTAATTCCAATTATTTAAGCAAAACAAACCTATATTTCACAAATAGTGTTAAAATGGCAAGTTTTATTATTATTCCCAATTTGTTTTtttattgtattatatattatatgtatatgtatatgtatgtattagtattattagcaaACATTACCTTTGTATTAACAATGAAAATGTTGATTAACAAAGGGCTAGATAAGTGAAATCGCAAAGGTTCTTAAATAATTAGCATTTGCGGTATTTGACCCTCATATAATCGGATGATCAGAAAAACTTCatccagaagaaaaaaaataaacaaaattatTACGAGGTGAAGCCGCAATAACCAGATGATCAGTTTTATACACATATCCAAACACATCGTAGGAGTGCTAAGTTGATCTTAAATTTCAGGGTAAATCAAACCTTTTTTACTAATCACAAAAACTTTGTACAGGAATAGTAAATAATGGCGCTATAGATTCTTATTATCGAGAGATGAAGGGAATAGTTGAacttactaaatgttcatatttcagCTTCAATTCTTGGTATGCTACAAGCTGCTGTGGATCTGTCACTATTATATCAGTTCCTGATTCATCCTGGAGTTCAAAAAAGGTAAAAAAAGTCCATGTTAATCTGTCAACATATGTAAAACAAAAGTAGGGAGAATGCGAGTTTGCTGGTTGCAACAAATTAGTCAAAGATTCAATAGCAAACGGTGGTTTTTGGTCAACCAACCCGACCTAGAAGTATACACATGAAAGCCTGGACATAGGTTTTTGGTCAACCAACCCGACCTAGAATGACCTGTTTGGGCCACACCAGAGAAAACCATTTCTAACCAGAATAATCGTAACCATTTTGCCTGTTATTTTACAACTTCAGCACCTTTTAACAAACGTAAAAAAATAGTTCTTTATGGCCTACGATTATACTTGGGTAAACTTGCATTCTTTTAGGCCAAAAATATTTTGTCCCAAGTTTAATGCGTATAAACCCATGGAAACTATAGAATACATCAGAATGAACTTAATGACTGAACCTCATCACATTTAAATCTACTGAGTGGACGCTAGAATAAAACGGCTTGGTTTCACTACTAATAATTTCTACTTTACAAGGAACACCATAAGTAtctatgtgtgtgtatgtgatagaGAACAAGCCAAGCCAAAGCCCAATAGTGATCAAGGCCAAGCCCAATGGAAGTTCCTTATATATTGGTGTTAGTAAGTtaattttttgtgtgtgtgtgtgtgttctgagTATTGGCTCTTGAGAGGTTTGGCAGGAAGATTGCATTATGCTTCTTCTCTGACTAGGACAGGAAGGGTCTATTCATGTGGTTCATCactgatttgtgtgtgtgtgtgtgtgagcgcGCGCCCGTGTAACAACAAAAGAGCATAAATATTTTGAACTAAAGCATATGCTTATGGATCAACCTGATTCAATCTCAAAATAACCTCTAAAAAGTGCAATGATCTAGGACTTAAAAGTTTTACTTGATATTTAGAGAAATCACTATGTTTAAGTGGGTATAACACGGTCACTAAAAGTGTTACTAGAAGTATGAGGTGCAAAGTGCAATATGACCAAAGTGAGAATAACACTTCATCAAACCATGGAACaccaatatataaataaataaattaaatagaaAACATATAATTGTGGCATATATCAACATTTTATTTGATAAACAACATGTTTGAACAACTGAGTAGCAACTTCTTGATAAGGATTATTTATAGCTATAAGTGTAGTTAGCTAATCAAAATTcaataactaaataaataaataacagttGATCTTGCAACATGACTATAAAATATCCAAGTCGTGTCGATAGTCCATTAAATTCTTCCAGATACAAGTGCTTTTAATAATTAACAAACCTCTTTGCTTTAAGATGCTAATAGCTTGTAACTTTATTATGATGTACTATTAATCACATATAATTGGCTACAAAATTAGTTGGTATCTAAGGCAAATCTTATTTTGTCATCTGCATTAACTAAACCTAGTTTCACAATGGTAAAAATTCACACAAATGGAAGGCAAGTTACCTTGACAAATTAAATGAACTAAGAAATATCGCATGACAATTAAACGAATAACATAACcaaataaaaaatatttaaaatttttaCCTGGCTAGGTCGGCCAAATGATTGTGATCTGAACTTGTTCCTTGGAGCGCGACCGCGACCTCTTGAAATAGGGCGACGACTGTCAGCATCACCGCCACCACCATCTTGATAACGGGTGGCGGATTTAGGTGGTCTTTCTCTTAACGTCCTGGTAGAGAAAGGCACATTAACGGGCCCACCAATTCTCTTGCGTCTACCTCTCTTCACCCCACCACCATTAACAGAATTGTTTGAGTTCACTTTAGGCCTTCCAGGTTTAGAAGCATTCTTAAATGGCCGGCCTCGACGCCTCTTTACTACTTCTGCACTCTGAGGAAGTGGTGGTGGAACACCCTCATCAACCAAACCCAACGAACCAAACATTGGTTCAGCACCATCATCTTGACCCAAATGGGTCTGGGTCTGGGTTTGAGATTGCAAATCTTCTTTTTGGTGCTGCTGCTCGAACTGGGGTTGATAAGGTTCAATTTGGGTTGGAGGTGGTGGTAATTGAAGCCCAAATTCATGTTTAGGTTTAGGAGGACGACCCGGTTTTCTCCTAACTTGAGGTTTATCAGCAACAAAAGTACCAGGACTAGTAGTATCAGGAACATTATAATCTTGAACAGTCAAGGTAGATTGAGGTTCAAAAGGAACAGATCTAGTTTCAATAGTAGTATTTGTAGTGGTAGTAGTAGGAAGGGCGTATGAATGTTTGACCATGATGAGTTGACCCTCATTTTTCATACGTTTAAGATGCTGAGTCAGCAAGTTGGCATGAGTTGGAGGCAAATTGGAGGCACCATAGACTTTGTCAATGTATTTAGCAATTGCTTGTCTACTTGACCCATCTTTATCCTTTAACCCAGCAATTGCTCCTATTATCATCTACCCAAACAAAAACCCACCATCAATTTGTACAAATTAAGTAATCTAGTACCAGTAATAacactaaaaaaataaaaagtaaagtaATTTGTTAGTTTACCTCGGAATACGGCGGATGGTGGTGGTGGGCTCCGTTAGTGGACAAGGGTTGAGTGAGGTTATCGGTGGAATTATGTGTGACCGCTGGCAGATCAGCAGCGTATGATTCCATGGCGAATTGAAGGGGAAATGTTTTTGACCTAAAAAAGTGATTTTTCAGGTAGTATTATgaattattgatgatgatgattgaaggATGAGGATGGAAGATGCTGAGTGATGTGGGTGTCACTCGGTGGATGGATGGATGCTATTTTTTGAGCAAGAGTCACGTGATTTGTGAACCAGCTGTGATCAGATTTGTGAATTTCATTTTGTTTTTTAGATTTCTTTATATATTTTACTAAATTTGTATATCAAGAGTAAAGTTAGCTTATGGGCTGTTTATGTAGTGTATTACTCCGTATCATTTTTCCTATATTAAGTTCTTATTTTAGCAAAGAGTGTTTCATTCTATCTCTATTAGAAACATACCAATTTTCAGATTATGTGATagaaaataataatgttacttaCTAAAAAgttgtatataaaaataaaaagatcATTAAGTAAAAATAAACAAACTCTGAATTTATGTTCTTTTAAAGTTGAATAACTCCTAATTAATTTTATCACCATGTAATACTCGTAGCTAACATTCATTAAATTAATATTCAGTCTCGTTTAGCAAATGGTAAAAACAAGATCCGGATTGGCCAGCACGATGCGACGGGGGCCTTTCGacttgcatattcatatttaacgtagcattATGTATTTACATGAGGGGAAACGACTCATGTGTTAAGCCCCGTTTTAGATGTCAGTGTTTTAGCGTTTTTTAACAAAGTGTTCGTTTCGAACGTagctagtttcgttttgttcataagattatttcgagtttaatggtgATGGCGGTGAAAAATAACTCGCGGCGAATAAAAAGATAAGGGTCGAAGTTTTTGgtggttgttttttttttaaaataaaaatttgaaTTCACGTTTTATACCCCTTAAGAAGTTGCAAAATGAACACTGAAACAGGGGTAGAATTGAAAATTTGTTGTTGTCGTTTAGTAGGTTGCAGGTGGTCAGAATGATCAAAACCTGCGAGCCTTTTAGTATTATAGGGTTAATACCATACTCATGAAAAATTTTGAATTTAGGATACTTTTGACTCTAATTCAGGTCTATGGTGATGATTTTAGTTTATTTGTTGTCTTCGAATTCGAAGATGGTTTTATATAAAAACTCACATATTCGACCCATATACTCAAATAATGATCGCATCTGTGTAACCAGTTTGTTTAAATTACAACATTACAACAATACTACTATTGTTGCTCAATAAATTTATGTATACGAATTGATTATATGTGATATACTCATATTAATTGAAAATTAATTAAATGTTAATAAGGTATACATTTTTTCTTTGGAAAAGCaacaaaattattgataaaataaaagcAACATAGAGTATACATGAGATGGGAAAAACACTACAAGAAGTAAAGAGAGTCCATGAAACGAACCCAACACGAAGAGGAACAAAGTTTGCAAGGATACAGAGAGTGCATCTCGAGCAGAGATAGAGTTACACGACCAGAATTACACGACCCAAAATCAATATTAGCTATGTCACAACATATAACAACTCGGGTTTGAAAGCCATGTGAGCCAATCAATTTTTTAATGTTAagtctgaaatgacccgttcatatcgattataaacgattcacaatagttgatttcattgcgaggtacttgacctctatatgatacattttacaaacattgcattcgtttttaaaagacaaacttccatttcatcaaatgtggacagatatgcatatcttttcataatatatccaaactatgaatgacttaatattaatcttgatgaactcaacgacttgaatacaacgtcttttgaaatatgtcatgaatgactccaagtaatatctttaaaatgagcaaatgcacagcggaaggtttctttcatacctgagaataaacatgcttaaaagtgtcaaccaaaaggttggtgagttcattagtttatcataatccatattcattttcatcattttaatagactacaagatttatattttcatttctcataaatatacatcccatacatagagataaaaatcattcatatggattgaacatctggtaaccgacattaacaagatgcatatagaatatccccatcattccggaactcccttcggacatgataaaatcgaagtactaaagcagttcaaattctctgactgggacttgttagtgcccatagatctatctttaggattcgcgtcaattagggaccagttccctaattcttaggctaccaagctaaaaggggcatattcgatttcaatcattcaaccaaagaatgtagtttcaattacttgcatctatttcgtcaaacatttataaaagcgcatgtattctcagtcccaaaaatatatattgcaaaagcatttaaaaatggagtaatgaaactcacaatacgatattttgtagtaaaaatattcatacgacgatattgaacaatgcaggtgtaacaccccgtcaaaatccattaacggcgatgctaactctggtcccagtgcatggcttgactcCTATGTAACAGCAAggttttacagcggaagcaaaaagtacctgataataaacatgcttaaaaattcaacacgaggttgagtgagttcataggtttgtcataattaatgattttgatgatagtaatagatcacaagatttcagtttccataaatatccttacaccgcagtgtaataaaaagattctacaaccatgggcatctggtaacagccttaacgataataatataataatgaatacccctgatgtctatagagcaccgaatcaagtgcgaaaaataccctcgaagtactaaacatccgttgactgctagtgcgactagcccggatggggttgtcaaacccgatagatctatcaataggattcgcgcctacggtacagagaccaatagattacgttaccaagctaggggaatatttgtgattctaacccacgtagaattaagtttagtacttgtatctattttgtaaaacagatataaaacattgcatgtattttcagcccaaaaatatatataaaaaaggaacTATGAAAAtttactatactgtattttgtagtaattatgcgtatgacggcactgaacaag comes from Rutidosis leptorrhynchoides isolate AG116_Rl617_1_P2 chromosome 4, CSIRO_AGI_Rlap_v1, whole genome shotgun sequence and encodes:
- the LOC139844937 gene encoding uncharacterized protein, whose protein sequence is MESYAADLPAVTHNSTDNLTQPLSTNGAHHHHPPYSEMIIGAIAGLKDKDGSSRQAIAKYIDKVYGASNLPPTHANLLTQHLKRMKNEGQLIMVKHSYALPTTTTTNTTIETRSVPFEPQSTLTVQDYNVPDTTSPGTFVADKPQVRRKPGRPPKPKHEFGLQLPPPPTQIEPYQPQFEQQHQKEDLQSQTQTQTHLGQDDGAEPMFGSLGLVDEGVPPPLPQSAEVVKRRRGRPFKNASKPGRPKVNSNNSVNGGGVKRGRRKRIGGPVNVPFSTRTLRERPPKSATRYQDGGGGDADSRRPISRGRGRAPRNKFRSQSFGRPSQDESGTDIIVTDPQQLVAYQELKLKYEHLQSKTKQVVGVVRPYINPNYEAFGALQELETLAGTEVNVQTVT